Proteins encoded within one genomic window of Gadus macrocephalus chromosome 18, ASM3116895v1:
- the ptges3l gene encoding putative protein PTGES3L, protein MNQPKIVRPETSQPARAQWFDRKKYVTVNFMVHKPKCVQVAFHPDKMILCCKTDEDDVIYNELYFYDRIQIHDSRERVYDRTINMMIRKVTPDVAWPRLQKDPAKSSWISVDFDNWRDWAHEEDDGKAEYDNYMDMIQEIGGHGVGVAPDMGDLSDSD, encoded by the exons ATGAACCAGCCAAAGATTGTCAGACCCGAGACTAG CCAACCAGCTCGAGCACAGTGGTTTGATCGCAAAAAATATGTCACCGTCAACTTCATGGTCCACAAACCCAAGTGCGTGCAGGTTGCGTTCCATCCGGATAAAATGATTTTATG CTGCAAAACTGATGAAGACGACGTTATTTACAACGAGCTGTACTTCTATGACAGAATCCAAATtcat GACTCCAGAGAAAGAGTCTACGATCGCACCATCAACATGATGATCCGTAAAGTCACACCAGACGTGGCCTGGCCGCGACTGCAGAAGGACCCCGCTAAG TCAAGCTGGATTTCGGTGGACTTTGACAACTGGAGGGACTGGGCGCACGAAGAGGATGACGGCAAGGCGGAGTACGACAACTACATGGAC ATGATCCAGGAAATTGGTGGCCATGGGGTAGGAGTGGCACCAGATATGGGCGACCTCAGTGAT
- the kat7b gene encoding histone acetyltransferase KAT7 yields the protein MPRRRQRPVAGSGSDGTEDSDSSADREQTNSSESDGTAAKRQRLTRASMRLSQSSQDTPDLKPAGDHDESPPLTPTGNAPSSESELDISSPNASHDESQAKDPAGRESDKDLSHRPKRRRCHETYNFNMKCPTPGCNSLGHLTGKHERHFAVSGCPLYHNLSADECKVKAISREKQEEEMKGQDEGNSRHATRHQTPTSKQSRYKEQVAEMRKGRNAGLQKEQKDKHVEHRQTHGNTREPLLENITSEYDLELFRKAQARASEDLEKLRIQGQITEGSNMIKTILFGRYELDTWYHSPYPEEYARLGRLYVCEFCLKYMKSQTILRRHMAKCVWKHPPGDEVYRKGAISVFEVDGKKNKIYCQNLCLLAKLFLDHKTLYYDVEPFLFYVMTEADNTGCHLVGYFSKEKNSFLNYNVSCILTMPQYMRQGFGKMLIDFSYLLSKVEEKVGSPERPLSDLGLISYRSYWKEVLLRYMCNFQGKEISIKEISQETAVNPVDIVSTLQSLQMLKYWKGKHLVLKRQDLIDEWKAKETKRGNSNKTIDPGSLKWTPPKGT from the exons ATGCCCCGTAGACGACAG AGGCCTGTGGCCGGGAGTGGCTCTGATGGCACGGAAGACTCTGACTCCTCCGCAGACCGCGAGCAGACCAACAGTTCAGAGAGCGACGGCACCGCAGCCAAGAGACAGCGCCTCACCAGAGCATCCATGCGCCTTAGCCAAAGCTCCcagg ACACCCCTGATCTCAAACCAGCTGGCGACCATGATGAATCCCCTCCCTTGACGCCGACGGGTAACGCCCCTTCGTCCGAGTCGGAGCTGGACATCTCCAGCCCCAACGCCTCGCACGACGAGAGCCAGGCCAAAGACCCGGCTGGCCGAGAGTCTGACAAGGACCTCTCGCATAGACCCAAACGCCGCCGCTGCCACGAGACCTACAACTTTAACATGAAGTGCCCCACACCGGGATGTAATTCTCTCG GTCACCTTACAGGAAAACACGAACGCCATTTTGCAGTATCCGGATGTCCTCTTTACCATAATCTGTCTGCAGATGAGTGCAAG GTCAAAGCCATCAGTCGAgagaaacaggaggaggagatgaagggacAGGACGAGGGTAATTCGCGCCATGCCACTCGCCACCAG ACCCCCACATCTAAACAGAGCCGATACAAAGAGCAGGTGGCAGAgatgaggaaggggaggaacgcTGGTCTgcagaaggagcagaaggacaAGCATGTG GAACACCGACAGACCCACGGCAACACCAGGGAACCTCTGCTGGAGAACATCACCAGCGAGTACGACCTGGAGCTCTTCAGGAAGGCCCAGGCCAGGGCGTCGGAGGACCTG GAGAAGCTCCGCATCCAGGGTCAGATCACGGAGGGCAGCAACATGATCAAGACCATCCTGTTCGGGCGCTACGAGCTGGACACCTGGTACCACTCGCCCTACCCCGAGGAGTACGCCCGGCTCGGACGCCTGTACGTCTGCGAGTTCTGCCTCAAGTACATGAAGAGCCAGACCATCCTCAGACGACACATG GCCAAGTGTGTGTGGAAGCATCCCCCCGGGGACGAGGTCTACAGAAAAGGCGCCATATCCGTGTTTGAGGTTGACGGCAAAAAGAACAAG ATCTACTGCCAGAACCTCTGTCTCCTGGCCAAGCTGTTCCTGGACCACAAGACGCTGTACTACGACGTGGAGCCCTTCCTCTTCTACGTCATGACCGAGGCAGACAACACCGGCTGCCACCTGGTCGGCTACTTCTCCAAG GAGAAAAACTCCTTCCTGAACTACAACGTGTCCTGCATCCTGACCATGCCGCAGTACATGAGGCAGGGCTTCGGCAAGATGCTCATCGACTTCA GCTACCTGCTGTccaaggtggaggagaaggtggggtCCCCGGAGAGGCCGCTGTCGGACCTGGGCCTCATCAGCTATCGTAGTTACTGGAAGGAGGTCTTGCTCAGATACATGTGCAACTTCCAGGGCAAGGAGATCTCGATCAAGG AGATCAGCCAGGAAACAGCTGTGAACCCAGTGGATATCGTCAGTACCCTGCAGTCCCTCCAGATGCTCAAGTACTGGAAAGGAAAGCACCTGGTGTTAAAGAGACAG GACCTGATAGACGAATGGAAAGCCAAGGAGACGAAGCGAGGCAATAGCAACAAAACCATCGACCCCGGCTCGTTAAAATGGACGCCGCCCAAAGGGACATGA
- the si:ch211-131k2.2 gene encoding uncharacterized protein si:ch211-131k2.2, whose protein sequence is MDNWRSLAAVLVFFALLEIYHGFPFNVNSETRTPDNWQDESLDSAAVSKMADMMKRSKALRFYGLMGKRSGSRQPIQMNRRRNKGEMFVGLMGRSITSGGKTHNASILKATLLIDA, encoded by the exons ATGGATAATTGGAGGTCCCTGGCGGCAGTCCTGGTGTTCTTTGCATTGTTGGAAATCTACCACGGATTTCCTTTTAATGTGAATTCTGAGACAAGGACACCAGACAACTGGCAG GACGAGAGCCTGGACAGCGCTGCAGTCAGTAAAATGGCAGACATGATGAAAAGATCCAAAGCCCTGCGCTTCTACGGCCTGATGGGGAAGCGCTCAG GTTCAAGGCAGCCGATACAAATGAACAGACGAC GCAACAAAGGAGAGATGTTTGTGGGCCTGATGGGGAGAAGCATCACCAGCGGAGGTAAGACACACAACGCTTCGATTCtcaaggcaactttattgatAGATGCATGA